Proteins encoded in a region of the Cupriavidus pauculus genome:
- the rpsA gene encoding 30S ribosomal protein S1, protein MSDLQSNESFAALFEESIARSNMKAGEVISAEVVRIDHNFVVVNAGLKSEAFVPVEEFLNDQGELEVQAGDYVSVAIDALENGYGDTILSRDKAKRLASWLNLEKALEDGEIISGTVTGKVKGGLTVMVNGIRAFLPGSLVDVRPIKDTTPYEGKTLEFKVIKLDRKRNNVVLSRRAVVEATLGEERQKLMETLKEGAIVNGIVKNITDYGAFVDLGGIDGLLHITDLAWRRVRHPSEVLSVGQEITAKILKFDQEKNRVSLGVKQLGEDPWVGISRRYPQGTRLFGKVTNLTDYGAFVEIEAGIEGLVHVSEMDWTNKNVAPSKVVQLGDEVEVMVLDIDEDKRRISLGMKQCKANPWDDFSRNHKKGDKLTGQIKSITDFGVFIGLPGGIDGLVHLSDLSWQEAGEEAVRKYKKGDEVEAVVLGIDVDKERISLGIKQLSGDPFNNFISANDKGSLVQGTIKTVDAKGAVVQLADDVEGYLRASEISADRVEDARNVLKEGEQITALVVNVDRKARNINLSIKAKDSAEQQEAMQKFQADTGTAGTTNLGALLKAKLGQDNQ, encoded by the coding sequence ATGTCCGACCTGCAATCCAACGAATCCTTTGCCGCACTGTTCGAGGAATCGATCGCCCGCTCCAACATGAAGGCTGGCGAAGTGATCTCCGCCGAAGTCGTGCGTATCGACCACAATTTCGTGGTCGTGAACGCCGGCCTCAAGTCCGAGGCGTTTGTGCCGGTGGAGGAGTTCCTGAACGACCAGGGCGAACTCGAAGTGCAGGCCGGCGACTATGTCTCCGTGGCCATCGATGCGCTCGAGAACGGCTATGGCGACACCATTCTGTCCCGCGACAAGGCCAAGCGCCTGGCGTCGTGGCTCAACCTCGAGAAGGCGCTGGAAGACGGCGAAATCATCTCGGGTACCGTGACCGGCAAGGTCAAGGGCGGCCTGACCGTGATGGTCAATGGCATCCGCGCGTTCCTGCCGGGCTCGCTCGTGGACGTGCGTCCGATCAAGGACACCACGCCGTACGAAGGCAAGACCCTCGAATTCAAGGTCATCAAGCTCGACCGCAAGCGTAACAACGTCGTGCTGTCGCGTCGCGCCGTGGTGGAAGCCACGCTGGGCGAAGAGCGTCAGAAGCTGATGGAAACGCTGAAGGAAGGCGCGATCGTCAACGGTATCGTCAAGAACATCACCGACTACGGCGCGTTCGTGGACCTCGGCGGTATCGACGGCCTGCTGCACATCACCGACCTGGCATGGCGCCGTGTCCGCCACCCGAGCGAAGTGCTGTCGGTTGGTCAGGAAATCACCGCCAAGATCCTCAAGTTCGACCAAGAGAAGAACCGCGTTTCGCTGGGCGTGAAGCAGCTGGGCGAAGATCCGTGGGTGGGCATCTCGCGTCGTTACCCGCAAGGCACCCGCCTGTTCGGCAAGGTGACCAACCTGACCGACTACGGCGCGTTCGTCGAGATCGAAGCCGGTATCGAAGGCCTGGTCCACGTGTCGGAAATGGACTGGACCAACAAGAACGTGGCCCCGTCGAAGGTTGTCCAGCTGGGCGACGAAGTCGAAGTCATGGTTCTGGATATCGACGAAGACAAGCGTCGTATCAGCCTGGGCATGAAGCAGTGCAAGGCGAATCCGTGGGACGATTTCAGCCGCAACCACAAGAAGGGCGACAAGCTGACGGGCCAGATCAAGTCGATCACCGACTTCGGCGTGTTCATCGGTCTGCCTGGCGGCATCGACGGCCTGGTGCACCTGTCCGACCTGTCGTGGCAGGAAGCCGGCGAAGAAGCCGTTCGCAAGTACAAGAAGGGCGACGAAGTGGAAGCCGTTGTACTGGGCATCGACGTCGACAAGGAACGCATCTCGCTGGGCATCAAGCAACTGTCGGGCGACCCGTTCAACAACTTCATCTCGGCCAACGACAAGGGCTCGCTCGTGCAAGGCACGATCAAGACCGTGGACGCCAAGGGCGCCGTGGTGCAGCTGGCTGACGACGTGGAAGGTTACCTGCGCGCTTCGGAAATCTCCGCAGACCGCGTGGAAGACGCCCGCAACGTGCTGAAGGAAGGCGAGCAGATCACCGCTCTGGTTGTGAACGTGGACCGCAAGGCCCGCAACATCAACCTGTCGATCAAGGCCAAGGACAGCGCAGAGCAGCAGGAAGCGATGCAGAAGTTCCAGGCCGACACCGGCACGGCTGGCACGACCAACCTCGGCGCACTGCTGAAGGCCAAGCTCGGCCAGGACAACCAGTAA
- the aroA gene encoding 3-phosphoshikimate 1-carboxyvinyltransferase has translation MEHLTLGPLIRAAGTVRLPGSKSISNRVLLLAALATGETRVRDLLDSDDTRVMLDALRVLGVTWRREGGDCIVTGVGGDFPNKSADLFMGNAGTAIRPLTAALALQGGEYRLSGVPRMHERPIGDLVDGLRQIGASVDYLGTEGYPPLAIGQASLRIDAPIRVRGDVSSQFLTALLMTLPMASAPAGRIEIEVVGELISKPYIEITLNLLARFGIDVERQGWERFVLPAGARYRSPGEIYVEGDASTASYFLAAGAIGGGPLRVEGVGISSIQGDVRFADALNRMGANVMAGDNWIEVRGTERDDGRLNGIELDCNHIPDAAMTLAVAALFAEGTTTLTNIASWRVKETDRITAMATELRKLGAEVEEGADYLRVTPPASAADWRTPADGIGTYDDHRMAMCFSLAAFGPLPVRINDPGCVAKTFPEYFSVFADVAR, from the coding sequence ATGGAACACCTCACGCTTGGTCCCCTGATCCGTGCCGCCGGCACGGTCCGCCTGCCGGGTTCGAAAAGCATCTCTAACCGCGTGCTGCTGCTGGCCGCGCTCGCCACGGGCGAGACGCGCGTGCGCGACCTGCTGGACTCCGACGACACGCGCGTCATGCTCGACGCGCTGCGCGTGCTGGGCGTGACGTGGCGCCGCGAGGGCGGCGACTGCATCGTGACCGGCGTGGGGGGCGACTTTCCGAACAAGTCGGCCGACCTGTTCATGGGCAACGCGGGGACCGCGATCCGTCCGCTGACCGCGGCGCTCGCGCTGCAGGGCGGCGAGTACAGGCTGAGCGGCGTGCCGCGCATGCACGAGCGGCCGATCGGCGATCTCGTCGATGGGCTGCGCCAGATCGGCGCCAGCGTGGACTACCTCGGTACCGAGGGCTACCCGCCGCTGGCGATCGGTCAGGCCTCGCTGCGTATCGATGCGCCGATCCGCGTGCGCGGCGACGTGTCGAGCCAGTTCCTGACCGCGCTGCTGATGACGCTGCCGATGGCCTCGGCGCCGGCCGGCCGTATCGAGATCGAGGTCGTGGGCGAATTGATCTCCAAGCCGTATATCGAGATCACGCTGAACCTGCTCGCGCGCTTCGGCATCGACGTCGAGCGTCAGGGCTGGGAGCGCTTCGTGCTGCCCGCGGGCGCGCGGTACCGCTCGCCCGGCGAGATCTACGTGGAGGGCGATGCGTCCACCGCGTCGTACTTCCTGGCCGCCGGCGCGATCGGCGGCGGTCCCCTGCGCGTGGAAGGCGTGGGCATTTCCAGCATTCAGGGCGACGTGCGCTTTGCCGATGCGCTGAACCGCATGGGCGCCAATGTGATGGCCGGCGACAACTGGATCGAGGTACGCGGGACCGAGCGCGACGATGGCCGCCTCAACGGCATCGAGCTCGATTGCAACCACATTCCGGATGCCGCGATGACGCTCGCGGTAGCGGCGCTGTTCGCCGAGGGCACGACCACGCTGACCAATATCGCGAGCTGGCGCGTGAAGGAAACCGACCGTATTACCGCGATGGCCACCGAGCTGCGCAAGCTCGGCGCCGAAGTGGAAGAGGGTGCCGACTACCTGCGTGTGACGCCGCCGGCATCCGCTGCGGACTGGCGTACGCCGGCCGACGGCATCGGCACCTACGACGACCATCGCATGGCGATGTGCTTCTCGCTGGCCGCCTTTGGCCCGCTGCCGGTCCGGATCAACGATCCGGGCTGTGTGGCAAAAACGTTCCCCGAGTATTTCTCCGTCTTTGCCGACGTGGCACGGTAG
- the cmk gene encoding (d)CMP kinase codes for MTIIDVITIDGPTASGKGTVAHRVADAVGFHLLDSGALYRLVALASDRAGVAQDDVDALAKMAMRLDVKFGPDRVWLSGEEVSHAIRAEAIGNRASAIAVYQPVRDALTQLQRDFRKLPGLVADGRDMGTVIFPDARLKVFLTASVEARARRRYKQLIDKGISANIEDLLRDLEARDARDRSRAAAPLRPAEDARLLDTSDMTVEQSVAQVLQWFNALR; via the coding sequence ATGACTATCATCGACGTCATAACGATAGACGGACCAACTGCATCCGGCAAAGGCACCGTGGCGCATCGCGTCGCCGACGCCGTGGGCTTCCATCTGCTCGACAGCGGCGCCCTGTATCGCCTGGTGGCGCTCGCGAGCGACCGCGCCGGCGTGGCGCAGGACGACGTGGACGCCCTTGCAAAAATGGCCATGCGCCTCGATGTGAAGTTCGGCCCGGACCGGGTCTGGCTGTCCGGCGAGGAAGTGAGCCATGCGATTCGCGCCGAGGCGATCGGCAACCGCGCCTCCGCGATTGCCGTCTACCAGCCCGTCCGCGACGCGCTGACCCAGTTGCAGCGCGACTTTCGCAAACTTCCGGGCCTCGTGGCCGACGGCCGCGACATGGGCACCGTGATCTTTCCGGATGCCCGCCTCAAGGTGTTCCTGACCGCAAGTGTCGAGGCGCGCGCCCGGAGGCGCTATAAACAATTGATTGATAAGGGAATTTCTGCTAATATCGAAGACCTTTTGCGTGACCTCGAGGCGCGCGACGCGCGGGACCGTTCCCGTGCCGCCGCCCCGCTGCGTCCCGCGGAGGATGCGCGACTGCTCGATACCTCCGATATGACGGTGGAACAATCGGTCGCGCAGGTGCTGCAGTGGTTCAACGCTTTGCGATGA